Proteins co-encoded in one Fibrobacter sp. genomic window:
- the thrH gene encoding bifunctional phosphoserine phosphatase/homoserine phosphotransferase ThrH, translating into MFTKQCVVTLDLEGVLAPEIWIAVAEKTGIEDLRLTTRDIPDYDVLMKGRIKIMEREGLKLSTIQDVIRNLGLLKGAREFMDTLRDEAQVIILSDTFQEFAYPIMQNLGMPTIFCHNLIVEDDMIKGYHLRLNDQKTKVVKSLQNLNFKVFASGDSFNDTGMLKQADKGCFFCAPDSIVAQFPQ; encoded by the coding sequence ATGTTTACTAAGCAATGTGTCGTGACTCTGGACCTGGAAGGCGTTCTCGCTCCTGAAATCTGGATTGCCGTAGCCGAAAAAACCGGCATCGAAGACCTGCGCCTCACCACCCGCGACATCCCCGACTACGATGTTTTGATGAAGGGCCGAATCAAGATCATGGAACGCGAAGGCCTCAAGCTTTCTACCATCCAGGACGTAATCCGCAACCTAGGTCTTCTGAAGGGCGCCCGCGAATTCATGGATACTCTTCGTGACGAAGCACAGGTGATCATTCTTTCTGACACCTTCCAGGAATTCGCCTACCCCATTATGCAGAACCTGGGCATGCCCACCATTTTCTGCCACAACCTGATTGTGGAAGACGACATGATCAAGGGTTACCACCTGCGTCTCAACGACCAGAAGACCAAGGTGGTCAAGTCCCTGCAGAATTTGAACTTCAAGGTTTTCGCAAGCGGCGACTCCTTCAATGACACAGGCATGCTGAAGCAGGCCGACAAGGGTTGCTTCTTCTGCGCTCCGGATTCCATCGTGGCACAGTTCCCCCAGC